The following are encoded together in the Diachasmimorpha longicaudata isolate KC_UGA_2023 chromosome 3, iyDiaLong2, whole genome shotgun sequence genome:
- the Mhc gene encoding myosin heavy chain, muscle isoform X25: MPKPAVQEGDDPDPTPYLFVTLEQKRIDQSKPYDAKKACWVPDEKEGYLLGEIKATKGDVVSVVLPGGETKDYKKDQLQQVNPPKYEKAEDMSNLTYLNDASVLHNLKQRYYHKLIYTYSGLFCVAINPYKRFPVYTFRCAKLYRGKRRSEVPPHIFAISDGAYVNMLTNSENQSMLITGESGAGKTENTKKVIAYFATVGASTKKPEEGSKKKGSLEDQVVQTNPVLEAFGNAKTVRNDNSSRFGKFIRIHFGPSGKLAGADIETYLLEKARVISQQTLERSYHIFYQMMSGSVKGLKEMCLLSNDINDYYFVSQGKTTIPGVDDGEECSLTDEAFNVLGFTQEEKDNIYKITASVMHMGGMKFKQRGREEQAEADGTDEGDRVAKLLGVDCQDMYKNLLKPRIKVGNEFVTQGRNKDQVAYSVGAMSKAMFDRTFKWLVKKCNETLDTQQKRQHFIGVLDIAGFEIFDYNGFEQLCINFTNEKLQQFFNHHMFVLEQEEYKKEGIEWAFIDFGMDLLACIELIEKPMGILSILEEESMFPKATDKTFEEKLNNNHLGKSPNFLKPKPPKPGQQAAHFAIGHYAGNVPYNITGWLEKNKDPLNDTVVDQFKKSTNKLLVEIFADHPGQSGGGDAKGGRGKKGGGFSTVSSSYKEQLNNLMTTLRATQPHFVRCIIPNELKQPGVIDSHLVMHQLTCNGVLEGIRICRKGFPNRMNYPDFKLRYMILSPVAMTQETDPKKSAQKCFDDCGLDPDLYRIGHTKVFFRAGVLGQMEELRDERLSKIAAWMQAYIRGYLARKDFKRLQEQRLALQVVQRNLRRYLKLRTWPWWKLWQKVRPLLNASRIEDELAELQEKCRATTEAFEREEKARKELESLNSKLLAEKTDLLRQLEGEAGSLQEYQEKAVKLAAQKLDLESQLLDVSERLQQEEDARNNLFQNKKKLEQEVSGLKKDVEDLELAIQKSEQDKATKDHQIRNLNDEIAHQDELINKLNKEKKSQGESNQKTAEELQAAEDKVNHLNKVKVKLEQTLDELEDTLEREKKLRADVEKAKRKTEGDLKLTQEAVADLERNKKELEQTIQRKDKELSSLTAKLEDEQGLVGKLQKQIKELQQRIEELEEEVEAERQARAKAEKQRSDLARELEELGERLEEAGGATSAQIELNKKREAELAKLRRDLEEANIQHESSLSSLRKKHNDAVAEMGEQIDTLNKLKARAEKSRHDVYGEMNAARAAVDTVAREKAAQEKIAKQLQHQLNEAQGKIEELNRTVNDFDAAKKKLSIENSDLLRQLEEAESQVSQLSKIKISLTTQLEDTKRLADEEGRERATLLGKFRNLEHDLDNIREQVEEEAEGKADLQRQLSKANAEAQLWRSKYESEGVARAEELEEAKRKLQARLAEAEETIESLNQKVIALEKTKQRLATEVEDLQIEVDRATAIANAAEKKQKAFDKIIGEWKLKVDDLAAELDASQKECRNYSTELFRLKGAYEESQEQLEAVRRENKNLADEVKDLLDQIGEGGRNIHEVEKARKRLEAEKDELQAALEEAEAALEQEENKVLRAQLELSQVRQEIDRRIQEKEEEFENTRKNHQRALDSMQASLEAEAKGKAEALRMKKKLEADINELEIALDHANKANAEAQKNIKRYQQQLKDVQTALEEEQRARDEARELLGISERRANALQNELEESRTLLEQADRARRQAEQECADAHEQLNDISAQNASISAAKRKLEAELQTLHSDLDELLNEAKNSEEKAKKAMVDAARLADELRAEQDHAQTQEKLRKALEAQIKELQVRLDEAEANALKGGKKAIQKLEQRVRELENELDGEQRRHADAQKNLRKAERRIKELSFQADEDRKNHERMQDLVDKLQQKIKTYKRQIEEAEEIAALNLAKFRKAQQELEEAEERADLAEQAITKFRTKGGRGGSQARGLSPAPHRPAFKTPFDGSSFPPRFDLQPDGDF; encoded by the exons ATGCCGAAACCAGCTGTACAGGAGGGAGACGATCCCGATCCAACGCCATATCTTTTTGTTACTTTGGAACAGAAGAGAATCGACCAGTCTAAACCCTACGATGCGAAGAAAGCTTGCTGGGTGCCAGATGAGAAGGAAGGATACCTTCTTGGAGAAATTAAAGCGACGAAAGGAGATGTTGTCTCTGTTGTCCTGCCAGGTGGTGAG ACCAAAGACTACAAGAAGGATCAACTGCAGCAGGTCAATCCACCCAAATACGAAAAAGCTGAGGATATGTCCAATTTGACATACCTCAATGATGCATCTGTTCTTCATAACTTGAAGCAGCGTTATTATCACAAACTCATTTAC ACCTACTCCGGACTTTTCTGCGTAGCCATCAATCCTTACAAGAGGTTCCCCGTATACACATTCAGGTGTGCCAAGCTCTACCGTGGTAAGAGGCGTAGCGAAGTGCCACCCCACATTTTCGCTATCTCTGATGGTGCCTACGTTAACATGTTGACCA ACAGCGAGAATCAGTCTATGTTGATTACTGGTGAATCTGGAGCTGGTAAGACTGAGAACACGAAAAAAGTAATTGCGTACTTTGCCACCGTCGGTGCTTCAACAAAGAAGCCCGAAGAAGGCTCCAAGAAGAAGGGCTCTCTTGAGGACCAGGTTGTGCAGACCAATCCTGTACTTGAGGCCTTCGGTAACGCCAAGACCGTCCGTAACGATAACTCGTCACGTTTC GGTAAGTTCATCCGTATTCACTTCGGTCCATCTGGAAAATTGGCTGGTGCTGACATTGAAACTT ATCTATTGGAGAAGGCTCGTGTCATCTCTCAACAGACATTGGAGCGTTCTTACCACATTTTCTACCAGATGATGTCCGGCTCCGTCAAGGGACTCAAGG AAATGTGCCTGTTGTCCAACGACATCAACGACTACTACTTCGTATCACAGGGAAAAACAACCATTCCTGGTGTCGATGATGGCGAGGAGTGTTCCTTAACCGAC GAAGCCTTCAATGTACTCGGTTTCACCCAAGAGGAGAAGGACAACATCTACAAGATCACTGCTTCCGTCATGCACATGGGAGGAATGAAATTCAAACAGAGGGGTCGTGAAGAACAGGcggaagccgatggcaccgat GAAGGTGATCGTGTTGCTAAGCTTCTTGGCGTCGACTGCCAAGACATGTACAAGAATCTGTTGAAGCCGAGAATCAAGGTCGGTAACGAATTCGTAACCCAGGGTCGTAACAAGGATCAGGTTGCCTACTCAGTTGGTGCCATGTCCAAGGCTATGTTTGACAGAACATTCAAGTGGCTCGTCAAGAAGTGTAACGAAACTCTAGACACCCAACAGAAGCGTCAGCACTTCATCGGTGTACTGGATATTGCTGGCTTTGAGATTTTCGAC TACAACGGCTTTGAACAACTGTGTATCAACTTCACCAACGAAAAGTTGCAACAGTTCTTCAACCATCATATGTTTGTACTCGAACAAGAGGAGTACAAAAAAGAGGGCATCGAATGGGCATTCATTGACTTCGGAATGGATTTACTAGCGTGTATTGAACTTATTGAAAAG CCCATGGGTATCCTCTCAATTCTTGAGGAAGAGTCTATGTTCCCCAAAGCCACGGACAAGACATTCGAGGAGAAATTGAACAATAACCATCTTGGCAAGAGTCCTAACTTCCTCAAACCAAAACCACCAAAGCCTGGCCAACAAGCTGCTCATTTCGCCATTGGTCACTACGCCGGTAAT GTACCTTACAACATTACTGGATGGCTGGAGAAGAACAAGGATCCGTTGAACGACACTGTTGTCGATCAATTCAAGAAATCAACCAACAAACTGTTGGTTGAAATCTTCGCTGATCATCCAGGCCAATCTGGTGGTGGTGATGCTAAAGGTGGACGTGGTAAGAAGGGAGGTGGTTTCTCAACTGTATCATCATCATACAAGGAGCAGTTGAACAACCTCATGACAACATTGAGAGCTACCCAACCCCACTTCGTCCGTTGTATCATTCCCAACGAATTGAAACAACCTGGTGTCATTGACTCTCATCTTGTGATGCACCAGCTGACTTGTAACGGTGTACTTGAGGGTATCCGTATTTGTCGTAAAGGTTTCCCCAACAGAATGAACTACCCTGACTTCAAACTTCG TTACATGATCTTGTCGCCAGTCGCCATGACACAGGAAACAGACCCAAAAAAATCAGCACAAAAGTGTTTCGATGATTGCGGACTTGATCCAGATCTTTATAGGATTGGTCACACAAAG GTATTCTTCCGCGCTGGAGTCTTGGGTCAGATGGAAGAACTTCGTGACGAGCGTCTCAGCAAGATTGCTGCATGGATGCAGGCATACATCCGTGGTTACCTGGCACGTAAAGACTTTAAGAGACTCCAGGAGCAGCGTCTCGCTTTACAAGTTGTTCAACGCAACTTGCGCAGATACCTCAAGCTTCGTACCTGGCCATGGTGGAAACTGTGGCAGAAGGTCAGGCCACTTCTCAACGCCAGTCGTATTGAGGACGAGTTGGCT GAACTCCAAGAGAAATGCCGTGCTACAACGGAGGCCTTCGAACGTGAGGAGAAGGCACGAAAAGAATTGGAATCATTGAACAGCAAATTATTAGCTGAAAAGACCGATCTCCTCCGTCAATTGGAGGGTGAAGCTGGATCTCTCCAAGAATACCAAGAGAAGGCTGTCAAATTGGCCGCACAGAAATTGGATCTGGAGTCTCAACTTTTG GATGTCAGCGAGAGACTACAACAAGAAGAAGATGCCAGGAACAACCTCTTCCAGAATAAGAAGAAATTGGAACAGGAAGTATCCGGACTCAAGAAAGATGTTGAGGACCTCGAGTTGGCAATTCAAAAATCCGAGCAGGATAAAGCAACCAAGGACCACCAAATTAGAAATTTGAATGATGAAATTGCTCATCAGGATGAGCTTATCAACAAATTGAACAAGGAGAAGAAGAGCCAAGGTGAATCCAATCAGAAGACTGCTGAGGAGCTCCAGGCTGCTGAAGACAAGGTCAACCACCTCAACAAAGTTAAGGTTAAGCTTGAACAGACCCTCGACGAACTTGAAGATACTCTTGAGCGCGAGAAGAAACTCCG TGCTGATGTTGAGAAGGCGAAGAGAAAGACTGAGGGTGACCTTAAATTGACCCAGGAAGCTGTTGCCGACCTCGAACGTAACAAGAAGGAACTTGAACAAACAATTCAACGCAAAGACAAAGAATTATCGTCCCTCACTGCCAAACTCGAAGATGAACAAGGACTCGTTGGAAAACTCCAGAAACAGATCAAGGAATTGCAACAACGTATCGAAGAACTCGAGGAAGAAGTCGAGGCTGAGAGGCAAGCACGCGCCAAGGCTGAGAAACAGCGCAGCGACTTGGCAAGGGAACTTGAAGAACTTGGTGAACGTCTTGAGGAGGCTGGTGGTGCAACATCTGCCCAGATTGAGCTCAACAAGAAGAGAGAGGCCGAGCTCGCCAAGCTCCGCAGGGATCTTGAGGAGGCCAACATCCAGCACGAATCATCCCTCTCCAGTCTTAGGAAGAAGCACAACGATGCCGTTGCTGAGATGGGAGAACAGATCGACACTCTCAATAAACTGAAAGCTAG AGCGGAAAAAAGCCGACACGATGTCTATGGTGAAATGAACGCCGCACGTGCAGCAGTAGATACTGTTGCCCGTGAGAAG GCTGCCCAAGAGAAGATTGCCAAGCAGCTCCAACACCAGTTGAACGAGGCCCAGGGCAAGATTGAGGAATTGAACCGCACGGTGAACGATTTCGATGCTGCCAAGAAGAAGCTGTCAATCGAAAACAGCGATCTCCTCCGCCAGTTGGAAGAGGCCGAGTCTCAGGTGTCTCAACTGTCAAAGATCAAGATCTCCCTGACAACGCAACTCGAGGACACAAAACGTCTTGCCGACGAGGAGGGCCGCGAACGCGCTACACTCCTGGGCAAGTTCCGCAATTTGGAGCACGATTTGGACAACATCAGGGAACAGGTAGAAGAGGAGGCCGAGGGCAAGGCAGATCTCCAACGCCAGTTGAGCAAGGCAAACGCAGAAGCCCAACTCTGGCGCTCGAAGTACGAGTCGGAGGGTGTCGCCAGAGCAGAAGAGCTCGAGGAAGCTAAACGCAAGCTCCAAGCTCGTCTCGCTGAAGCTGAGGAGACCATTGAGTCACTCAACCAGAAGGTTATCGCTCTTGAGAAGACCAAGCAGCGTCTTGCTACTGAAGTTGAGGATCTGCAGATCGAGGTCGACAGAGCTACAGCTATTGCCAATGCCGCTGAGAAGAAACAGAAGGCATTCGATAAGATCATTGGAGAATGGAAACTCAAGGTCGATGATCTCGCTGCAGAACTTGATGCTAGCCAGAAGGAGTGCAGGAACTACTCCACCGAGTTGTTCCGTCTCAAGGGAGCATACGAAGAAAGCCAAGAGCAGCTCGAGGCTGTACGCAGGGAGAACAAGAATCTCGCTGATGAAGTTAAGGATCTTCTTGATCAAATTGGTGAGGGTGGAAGGAACATCCACGAGGTTGAGAAGGCCAGGAAGCGTCTAGAGGCCGAGAAGGACGAGCTCCAGGCGGCTCTTGAGGAGGCTGAGGCTGCACTTGAGCAGGAGGAGAACAAGGTACTCCGTGCACAGCTCGAGCTTAGCCAGGTCAGGCAGGAGATTGACCGTAGAATCCAGGAGAAGGAGGAAGAATTTGAGAACACCAGGAAGAATCACCAGAGAGCACTTGACTCCATGCAAGCATCACTCGAGGCCGAGGCCAAGGGTAAGGCTGAGGCGCTCAGGATGAAGAAGAAGCTCGAGGCTGATATTAATGAACTCGAAATTGCCCTGGACCACGCCAACAAGGCCAATGCTGAGGCTCAGAAGAACATCAAGAGATATCAGCAGCAACTCAAGGACGTTCAGACCGCACTTGAGGAGGAACAGAGAGCCAGGGATGAGGCTAGGGAACTCCTTGGAATCTCTGAACGCAGAGCAAATGCCCTTCAGAATGAACTCGAGGAAAGCCGCACTCTCCTTGAACAGGCTGATCGTGCACGCAGACAGGCTGAACAGGAGTGTGCTGACGCCCATGAACAGCTCAATGACATCAGCGCTCAGAATGCATCCATTTCAGCTGCCAAGAGGAAATTGGAGGCTGAATTACAGACCCTTCAC tcTGACCTCGATGAACTTCTCAATGAGGCCAAGAACTCCGAAGAGAAGGCAAAGAAGGCAATGGTTGACGCAGCTAGATTGGCTGATGAGCTTAGAGCTGAACAAGATCATGCTCAGACGCAAGAGAAACTGCGTAAAGCACTTGAGGCCCAGATCAAGGAACTTCAAGTACGTTTGGATGAGGCCGAGGCCAACGCACTCAAGGGTGGCAAGAAAGCCATTCAGAAATTGGAGCAACGCGTCAGGGAACTTGAGAACGAGCTTGATGGAGAACAGAGGAGACACGCCGATGCACAGAAGAATCTGCGCAAGGCCGAGCGTCGTATTAAGGAGCTCAGCTTCCAG GCTGACGAGGACCGCAAGAACCACGAGCGCATGCAAGACCTCGTTGACAAACTGCAACAGAAAATCAAGACGTACAAGAGGCAGATCGAGGAGGCTGAAGAAATTGCAGCACTCAATCTTGCTAAATTCCGCAAGGCACAGCAAGAACTTGAGGAGGCCGAAGAGAGAGCAGACCTCGCTGAACAGGCAATCACAAAGTTCCGTACTAAGGGAGGACGTGGAGGTAGCCAAGCACGTGGTCTTAGCCCAGCG cCACACAGACCAGCTTTCAAAACCCCATTCGATGGTTCCTCATTCCCGCCAAGGTTCGATCTACAGCCTGACGGTGATTTTTAA